The following coding sequences lie in one Myxococcus xanthus genomic window:
- a CDS encoding mannose-1-phosphate guanylyltransferase, protein MALYPVIMAGGSGTRFWPLSRQARPKQFLPLASKLPLITDTSARLKGLASVKDTFIVCGPLHAKAAAKLVKGLPKANLLVEPVARNTAPAIALAAVQVAARDPKGVMVVLPSDHHVADVPGFKRTLADAADLAEAGHIVTLGIKPSRPETGYGYIQVGEALEGGGRKVQAFKEKPDLETARGYMSSGDYLWNGGIFVFRVDVILEAFAKHMPEMKKGLDALRKAAGKRTFGAVLKKVFPKLPSTSIDYGVMEKASNIAVLPGDFGWSDVGSFAAIPEVRPADANGNVVSGNLAVVVDCHSCVVLADKRPLSVVGLTDMVVVDSGDAVLVVPKDKSQDVRKVVEALKARKLTKYL, encoded by the coding sequence ATGGCCCTCTACCCCGTCATCATGGCCGGAGGTTCCGGCACCCGTTTCTGGCCGCTGTCCCGTCAGGCGCGGCCCAAGCAGTTCCTGCCGCTGGCTTCCAAGCTGCCGCTCATCACCGACACGTCCGCGCGCCTCAAGGGGCTCGCCTCGGTGAAGGACACCTTCATCGTCTGTGGCCCCCTGCACGCGAAGGCCGCGGCGAAGCTGGTGAAGGGGCTGCCCAAGGCGAACCTCCTGGTGGAGCCGGTGGCGCGCAACACCGCGCCCGCCATCGCCCTGGCGGCGGTGCAGGTGGCCGCGCGCGACCCCAAGGGCGTCATGGTGGTGCTGCCTTCCGACCACCACGTGGCGGACGTGCCCGGCTTCAAGCGCACGCTCGCGGACGCGGCGGACCTGGCGGAGGCGGGGCACATCGTCACGCTGGGCATCAAGCCTTCGCGCCCGGAGACGGGCTACGGCTACATCCAGGTCGGCGAGGCGCTGGAGGGCGGTGGCCGCAAGGTGCAGGCCTTCAAGGAGAAGCCCGACCTGGAGACGGCGCGCGGTTACATGTCCTCCGGTGACTACCTGTGGAACGGCGGCATCTTCGTCTTCCGCGTGGACGTCATCCTGGAGGCGTTCGCGAAGCACATGCCGGAGATGAAGAAGGGCCTGGACGCCCTGCGCAAGGCCGCGGGCAAGCGGACCTTCGGCGCGGTGCTGAAGAAGGTGTTCCCGAAGCTGCCCTCCACCTCCATCGACTACGGCGTCATGGAGAAGGCCTCCAACATCGCGGTGCTGCCGGGGGACTTCGGCTGGTCGGATGTCGGCTCGTTCGCGGCGATTCCAGAGGTGCGCCCCGCCGACGCCAACGGCAACGTGGTGTCCGGCAACCTCGCGGTGGTGGTGGACTGCCACAGCTGCGTGGTGCTGGCCGACAAGCGCCCGCTGTCCGTGGTGGGCCTCACCGACATGGTGGTGGTGGACTCCGGCGACGCGGTGCTCGTGGTGCCGAAGGACAAGAGCCAGGACGTGCGCAAGGTGGTGGAGGCGCTCAAGGCTCGCAAGCTGACGAAGTACCTGTAG
- a CDS encoding phosphomannomutase/phosphoglucomutase gives MNAHIFREYDIRGLVDKDLTTEVVELLGKGLGTIIRRQGGRSIAVGRDCRESSTRFRDALCAGLTSTGLNVFDVGVVPTPLTYFAANTLPVDGLAMITGSHNPPEYNGFKIGAGKTTFHSHEIQALRKLIEARDFEVSPKPGTVTPYDIITPYNHFVRQTVKVGRKGMRIVIDAGNGTGGAIAVPLFESMGFDVVPLFCEMDATFPNHHPDPTVVENLEDLIAAVKREKAEVGIAYDGDSDRIGVIDDQGNILWGDQLMVLFSRYVLKESPGAAIVGEVKCSYTLYDDIAKRGGKPIMWKAGHSLIKSKMKETQAELAGEMSGHIFFKNRYFGFDDAIYSTARLLEILTHEKATMSELLSDVPKTYASPELRFDTKEEKKFEMVKRATETLRDAGHDIIDVDGVRVTFPDGWGLIRASNTQPILVLRFEANTPERLKEIQALIEGTVEKVKVEVGG, from the coding sequence ATGAACGCGCACATCTTCCGCGAATACGATATCCGAGGCTTGGTCGATAAGGACCTCACCACCGAGGTGGTGGAGCTGCTGGGCAAGGGCCTGGGCACCATCATCCGTCGCCAGGGCGGGCGCTCCATCGCGGTGGGCCGCGACTGCCGCGAGTCCTCCACCCGCTTCCGGGACGCGCTCTGCGCGGGCCTCACCTCCACGGGCCTCAATGTGTTCGACGTGGGCGTGGTCCCCACGCCGCTGACGTACTTCGCCGCCAACACCCTGCCGGTGGACGGCCTGGCGATGATTACCGGCAGCCACAACCCGCCCGAGTACAACGGCTTCAAGATTGGCGCGGGGAAGACGACCTTCCACAGCCACGAGATTCAAGCCCTGCGCAAGCTCATCGAAGCGCGGGACTTCGAGGTGTCTCCCAAGCCGGGCACCGTGACGCCGTACGACATCATCACGCCCTACAACCACTTCGTCCGCCAGACGGTGAAGGTGGGCCGCAAGGGGATGCGCATCGTCATCGACGCCGGCAACGGCACGGGCGGCGCCATCGCGGTGCCGCTGTTCGAGAGCATGGGCTTCGACGTGGTGCCCCTGTTCTGTGAGATGGACGCGACGTTCCCCAACCACCACCCGGACCCGACGGTGGTGGAGAACCTGGAGGACCTCATCGCGGCGGTGAAGCGCGAGAAGGCCGAGGTGGGCATCGCCTACGACGGCGACAGCGACCGCATCGGCGTCATCGACGACCAGGGCAACATCCTCTGGGGCGACCAGTTGATGGTGCTCTTCAGCCGCTACGTGCTGAAGGAGAGCCCGGGCGCGGCCATCGTCGGCGAGGTGAAGTGCAGCTACACGCTGTACGACGACATCGCGAAGCGCGGCGGCAAGCCCATCATGTGGAAGGCCGGGCACTCGCTCATCAAGTCGAAGATGAAGGAGACGCAGGCGGAGCTGGCAGGAGAGATGAGCGGCCACATCTTCTTCAAGAACCGCTACTTCGGCTTCGACGATGCCATCTACTCCACCGCGCGCCTGCTGGAGATTCTCACGCACGAGAAGGCGACCATGTCGGAGCTCCTGTCCGACGTGCCGAAGACGTACGCCAGCCCGGAGCTGCGCTTCGACACGAAGGAAGAGAAGAAGTTCGAGATGGTGAAGCGCGCCACGGAGACGCTGCGCGACGCGGGCCACGACATCATCGACGTGGACGGCGTGCGCGTGACGTTCCCCGACGGCTGGGGCCTCATCCGTGCCTCCAACACGCAGCCCATCCTGGTGCTGCGCTTCGAGGCCAACACGCCCGAGCGCCTCAAGGAAATCCAGGCCCTCATCGAGGGCACCGTGGAGAAGGTCAAGGTCGAGGTCGGGGGCTGA
- a CDS encoding serine/threonine-protein kinase translates to MDHPAGASCPEVHDGVAVSASCLEGQRHGPLVFRRWLGAGALGTVYLAEYLPTGHRFAVKVLHPHLAAQPAMQRRFYAEAHALRELVHPHVARVLDARPGPGGLPCLLMEYADGESFSRLPMPLAPVEAVELLGQTLEAVESAHARGLMHWDLSADNLVLTRDARGERRVKVLDFGASAILSSSLSPEERARGMVVGSPAFIAPEQWSGEVVDGRADVYALGVVGYLLLTGRLPFGIGRAGELAPPEPHVLNPSVPPALSAVLLRALAPRPAERFPDARAFREELARCMDPRARAAEREAALVDDVELLVDIDITFDEDAAPVSQAPILLLPEMRAPEGNVTIFGQAIPEDGATPLHLALRAAAHAEPVLEAPAPRVAAPEGLDVRVSLAEGWTRVVANDVSVDGFFAAWEGALPPLAARLGVELSFAGRTVTCEGDVVRHVTGDEARTWGVAAGAFIHFAEPAPALCQWVAWMLEEGRRPEPRPDGELARLLARAAEAAKDPYVLLGARPDADFEEIRRRASAALRRLEGFRVRPLPSGQRRALEALRGRVESARRTLGEPLSRAGFDAVRGNLPGLARCVEAGLPDEEVEPLRHAFLSARPGSEAQARALFTQGHALEVQRALRAALSRYASALALDPLNVSWLRHYQELRQRAQGLTPSMPLVLHEGTMAPAALLP, encoded by the coding sequence GTGGACCATCCGGCCGGGGCGTCTTGCCCGGAGGTGCATGACGGCGTCGCCGTGTCAGCGAGCTGCCTGGAGGGACAGCGGCACGGGCCGCTCGTCTTCCGGCGCTGGTTGGGGGCGGGGGCGCTGGGCACGGTGTACCTGGCGGAGTATCTCCCCACGGGGCACCGCTTCGCGGTGAAGGTTTTGCACCCGCACCTGGCGGCGCAGCCGGCCATGCAGCGCCGCTTCTACGCGGAGGCGCATGCTTTGCGCGAGCTGGTCCACCCGCACGTGGCCCGCGTGCTGGACGCGCGCCCGGGGCCCGGCGGTCTGCCGTGCCTGCTGATGGAGTACGCCGACGGTGAGTCCTTCTCCCGTCTTCCCATGCCGCTGGCGCCCGTGGAGGCGGTGGAGCTGCTGGGGCAGACGCTGGAGGCCGTGGAGTCCGCGCACGCGCGCGGGCTCATGCACTGGGATTTGTCCGCGGACAACCTCGTCCTCACGCGGGATGCGCGGGGGGAGCGCCGGGTGAAGGTGCTCGACTTCGGCGCCAGCGCCATCCTCAGCTCCAGCCTGTCTCCCGAGGAGCGGGCGCGCGGCATGGTGGTGGGCTCGCCGGCCTTCATCGCACCCGAGCAGTGGTCCGGTGAGGTCGTGGACGGCCGCGCGGACGTGTATGCGCTAGGCGTGGTGGGCTACCTGCTGCTCACCGGGAGGCTGCCCTTCGGCATCGGCCGCGCGGGGGAGCTGGCGCCTCCGGAGCCGCATGTCCTCAATCCCAGCGTGCCGCCCGCGCTGTCCGCGGTGCTGCTGCGGGCCCTGGCGCCGCGGCCCGCCGAGCGCTTCCCGGATGCCCGCGCGTTCCGCGAGGAACTGGCGCGCTGCATGGACCCGCGTGCCCGCGCGGCGGAGCGCGAGGCGGCGCTGGTCGACGACGTGGAGTTGCTGGTGGACATCGACATCACGTTCGATGAGGACGCAGCGCCCGTGTCCCAGGCGCCCATCCTGCTGCTGCCGGAGATGCGCGCGCCAGAAGGCAACGTCACCATCTTTGGCCAGGCGATTCCGGAGGACGGTGCCACGCCGCTGCACCTGGCGCTGCGGGCGGCGGCCCATGCGGAGCCGGTGCTGGAGGCGCCGGCCCCGCGCGTCGCCGCGCCCGAGGGGTTGGACGTTCGCGTGAGTCTCGCGGAGGGCTGGACGCGGGTGGTGGCCAACGACGTGTCGGTGGATGGCTTCTTCGCCGCGTGGGAGGGCGCGCTGCCGCCGCTGGCCGCGCGCCTGGGCGTGGAGCTGTCCTTCGCGGGGCGCACCGTGACGTGCGAGGGCGACGTCGTCCGCCATGTCACGGGAGACGAGGCCCGGACCTGGGGCGTGGCCGCGGGCGCGTTCATCCACTTCGCTGAGCCCGCACCGGCGCTGTGCCAGTGGGTGGCGTGGATGCTGGAGGAGGGGCGCCGGCCGGAGCCGCGTCCCGATGGGGAGCTGGCGCGGCTGCTCGCCCGGGCCGCGGAGGCCGCGAAGGACCCTTATGTCCTGCTGGGCGCGCGGCCCGACGCCGACTTCGAGGAGATTCGCCGCCGGGCCAGCGCCGCCCTGCGCCGGCTGGAGGGCTTCCGCGTCCGTCCGCTGCCGTCCGGGCAGCGCCGCGCGCTGGAGGCGCTGCGGGGGCGGGTGGAGTCCGCCCGCCGCACCCTGGGCGAGCCGCTCAGCCGCGCCGGCTTCGACGCCGTTCGGGGCAACCTGCCGGGGCTGGCCCGCTGCGTGGAAGCAGGGCTGCCGGACGAGGAGGTGGAGCCCCTGCGCCACGCCTTCCTGTCGGCCCGGCCGGGCTCGGAGGCCCAGGCCCGGGCGCTCTTCACCCAGGGACACGCGCTGGAGGTGCAGCGGGCCCTGCGCGCCGCCCTCTCTCGCTATGCGAGCGCGCTGGCGTTGGATCCACTCAACGTGTCGTGGCTGCGGCACTACCAGGAGCTGCGCCAGCGGGCACAGGGGCTGACGCCTTCCATGCCCCTCGTGCTTCACGAGGGGACCATGGCCCCTGCGGCCCTGCTTCCGTAG
- a CDS encoding NADPH-dependent FMN reductase yields MTTPRILAISGSLRTGSFNRQLLAIAVAHARSLGAEVDVVDLKTLELPLYDGDVEAKALPAPVEELRERLGKAQGLLIASPEYNSSIPGGLKNAIDWVSRPPGRLFQEKWVAMMGATPGVFGTARMQPHLRQVMASVGAHVLPTQVHMARVSDAFTPDGKLKDEARQKEVEGLAAALVSKLKP; encoded by the coding sequence ATGACGACGCCGCGCATCCTCGCCATCAGTGGCAGCCTCCGGACGGGGAGCTTCAACCGTCAGCTCCTGGCCATTGCCGTTGCCCACGCCCGCTCGCTGGGCGCGGAGGTGGACGTGGTGGACCTCAAGACGCTGGAGCTCCCCCTCTACGACGGCGACGTGGAGGCCAAGGCCCTGCCCGCTCCCGTGGAGGAGCTGCGCGAGCGGCTGGGCAAGGCCCAGGGCCTGCTCATCGCCAGCCCGGAGTACAACTCTTCCATTCCGGGCGGCCTGAAGAACGCCATCGACTGGGTGTCCCGCCCGCCCGGCAGGCTCTTCCAGGAGAAGTGGGTGGCGATGATGGGCGCCACGCCCGGCGTCTTCGGCACCGCGCGCATGCAGCCGCACCTGCGGCAGGTGATGGCCTCCGTGGGGGCGCACGTGCTGCCCACGCAGGTGCACATGGCCCGCGTGTCGGATGCCTTCACTCCGGACGGGAAACTCAAGGACGAGGCGCGCCAGAAGGAAGTGGAAGGGCTGGCGGCCGCGTTGGTTTCCAAGCTGAAGCCCTGA
- a CDS encoding MBOAT family O-acyltransferase has protein sequence MLSHSVQYLVFVIAVFALYWAVHRHYWPRIGVLLVASLFFYAAFTPFPILIFLVGVTVDHLCVKGMARAQSQGVRKALVTVSVVSNLSLLAGFKYLEMLRQSLLSLLAPWGIEVRAEPFNLLMPVGLSFFVFQAISYTVDVYRQKASAEHSFIEHLLYLLFFPRVVSGPIVRASELMVHFRQTPSLTPEAGGHALFRIAVGLVKKLVIADVLGAGLVDPVFAAPEKYASAECIVAAVAYTFELYYDFSGYSDIAIGVAALFGFKFPENFNRPYLAKNIGEFWNRWHLSLSTWLRDYLYRPLGGNRVSKPRVLFNLMTVMVLGGLWHGADWRFAVWGAVHGVALCVSRCWEWSVGKPESPGIPRVALGMLTTFTIVVLTRVVFRAADMAHAGEFYERMMAGVPGIANVSPLVWGMLAAAVFFHAVPMKLYTVSSDLFVRMPVPVRAAVLVVLGLGIRHLSAVEARPYVYLQF, from the coding sequence GTGCTGTCGCACAGCGTCCAGTACCTCGTCTTCGTCATCGCGGTGTTCGCCCTGTATTGGGCGGTGCACCGGCACTACTGGCCGCGCATCGGCGTGCTGCTGGTGGCCAGCCTCTTCTTCTACGCGGCCTTCACGCCCTTCCCCATCCTCATCTTCCTGGTGGGCGTCACGGTGGACCACCTGTGCGTGAAGGGCATGGCCCGCGCGCAGTCACAGGGGGTCCGCAAGGCGCTCGTCACGGTGTCGGTCGTCTCCAACCTGAGCCTGCTCGCGGGCTTCAAGTACCTGGAGATGCTGCGGCAGTCGCTGCTGTCGCTTCTGGCGCCGTGGGGCATCGAGGTCCGCGCCGAGCCCTTCAACCTGCTGATGCCGGTGGGCCTGTCCTTCTTCGTCTTCCAGGCCATCAGCTACACGGTGGACGTGTACCGGCAGAAGGCGAGCGCGGAGCACTCGTTCATCGAGCACCTGCTGTACCTGCTCTTCTTCCCGCGCGTCGTGAGTGGCCCCATCGTCCGGGCGTCGGAGCTGATGGTGCACTTCCGCCAGACGCCGAGCCTCACGCCCGAGGCCGGTGGCCACGCCCTCTTCCGCATCGCGGTGGGCCTGGTGAAGAAGCTGGTCATCGCGGACGTGCTGGGCGCGGGGCTGGTGGACCCTGTCTTCGCCGCGCCGGAGAAGTACGCCTCCGCGGAGTGCATCGTCGCGGCGGTGGCCTACACCTTCGAGCTCTACTACGACTTCTCGGGGTACTCGGACATCGCGATTGGCGTGGCGGCGCTGTTCGGCTTCAAGTTCCCGGAGAACTTCAACCGGCCCTACCTGGCGAAGAACATCGGCGAGTTCTGGAACCGGTGGCACCTGAGCCTGTCCACGTGGCTGCGCGACTACCTGTACCGCCCGCTGGGCGGCAACCGCGTGTCGAAACCGCGCGTGCTGTTCAACCTGATGACGGTGATGGTGCTGGGCGGCCTGTGGCACGGGGCGGACTGGCGCTTCGCGGTCTGGGGCGCGGTGCACGGCGTGGCGCTGTGTGTGTCGCGCTGCTGGGAGTGGTCGGTGGGCAAGCCCGAGTCCCCGGGCATCCCCCGCGTGGCGCTGGGCATGTTGACGACGTTCACCATCGTCGTGCTGACGCGCGTGGTGTTCCGGGCAGCGGACATGGCGCACGCGGGCGAGTTCTACGAAAGGATGATGGCGGGCGTGCCCGGCATCGCCAACGTGAGCCCACTGGTGTGGGGCATGCTGGCCGCGGCCGTCTTCTTCCATGCCGTGCCGATGAAGCTCTACACGGTGTCGTCGGACCTCTTCGTCCGCATGCCCGTGCCGGTGCGCGCCGCGGTGCTGGTGGTGCTCGGCCTGGGCATCCGCCACCTGTCCGCCGTGGAGGCGCGGCCGTACGTGTACCTGCAGTTCTAG
- a CDS encoding DUF2254 domain-containing protein, which translates to MAGIQALPRTALGRGVPSSGPPRDAPPLRWWLRHRLWLTPVVGAVVGACLGVVFVDPPVFAARVLRGVAWQATSSEARDMLSTVLGIALTSLSIVLSLSMLVVQNAAGQFSPRLLRHFVHGAGIRVVIPVFVATSVFCLVATHEFGLVAGAERAPRPALSLAMLLLVVCEGALVFHVLHTLQSMRVENIVQRVRVDTLRVARRLERLRSGDLEAPAEVPAPTGGRWPLRAEQNGFVVSVDARRLLEVATARRLVVHLERAIGEPVIQGGEVGWFASDDRLSPASCEVAEALLLRAIHTDRWRDEDADVALGVRQLVDVAVKALSPGINDPYTVVEALDQLTFLMCELSQMRLGPRVVPDSSGRPRVFLRAPSLRDYLDLVTDQTLRYGATEPAVVLRLLRLAGAVGQHARQAETRRTARETLHRVLAATEQGQKDASWLAGIRRYAESLEQALEGKPLPPLPAIGF; encoded by the coding sequence ATGGCGGGCATCCAGGCACTCCCCCGCACAGCCCTGGGACGTGGAGTCCCCAGTTCCGGTCCTCCGCGAGATGCACCGCCGCTCCGTTGGTGGCTGCGGCATCGGTTGTGGCTCACGCCCGTGGTGGGCGCGGTGGTTGGGGCATGCCTGGGCGTGGTGTTCGTGGATCCACCTGTGTTCGCGGCAAGGGTTCTGCGCGGCGTCGCCTGGCAGGCCACCTCCTCGGAGGCGCGGGACATGCTCTCCACCGTGCTGGGGATCGCGCTGACGTCCTTGAGCATCGTCCTGTCCCTCTCCATGCTCGTGGTGCAGAACGCCGCTGGGCAGTTCTCGCCGCGACTGCTGCGCCACTTCGTGCACGGCGCGGGTATCCGCGTGGTCATCCCGGTGTTCGTCGCCACGAGCGTCTTCTGCCTCGTGGCCACCCACGAGTTCGGGCTCGTGGCGGGCGCCGAGCGCGCGCCGCGCCCGGCGCTCAGTCTGGCCATGTTGCTGCTCGTCGTCTGTGAAGGCGCGCTCGTCTTCCATGTGCTCCATACGCTCCAGTCCATGCGCGTGGAGAACATCGTCCAACGGGTGCGCGTGGACACGCTGCGCGTCGCGCGCAGGCTGGAGCGATTGCGCTCAGGGGACCTGGAGGCGCCGGCCGAGGTGCCGGCGCCCACGGGCGGGCGGTGGCCGCTTCGGGCCGAGCAGAACGGCTTCGTCGTCTCCGTGGATGCGCGGCGCCTGCTGGAGGTGGCGACGGCGCGGCGGCTCGTCGTCCACCTGGAGCGGGCCATCGGAGAGCCGGTGATTCAAGGCGGCGAGGTGGGCTGGTTCGCGTCGGATGACCGCCTCTCCCCTGCTTCGTGCGAGGTGGCCGAGGCCCTCCTGCTCCGAGCCATCCACACGGACCGCTGGCGGGACGAGGACGCGGACGTCGCGTTGGGCGTGCGCCAGTTGGTGGACGTGGCCGTCAAGGCGCTGTCGCCGGGCATCAACGACCCCTACACCGTGGTGGAGGCGTTGGACCAGCTCACCTTCTTGATGTGCGAGCTGAGCCAGATGCGGCTGGGCCCCCGCGTGGTGCCAGACAGCTCCGGGCGCCCTCGCGTCTTCCTTCGCGCTCCGTCGCTGCGCGACTACCTGGACCTGGTCACGGACCAGACGCTTCGCTACGGCGCCACCGAACCCGCTGTCGTGCTCCGGCTGCTGCGGCTGGCGGGAGCCGTGGGCCAGCACGCGCGACAGGCAGAGACGCGCCGGACGGCTCGGGAGACCCTGCACCGCGTCCTCGCGGCCACGGAGCAGGGTCAGAAGGACGCCTCGTGGCTCGCGGGTATCCGCCGTTACGCGGAGTCGCTGGAGCAGGCGCTGGAGGGGAAACCCCTTCCTCCGCTGCCCGCGATTGGGTTCTGA
- a CDS encoding GDSL-type esterase/lipase family protein — MAAHHTVSASPGKRDSPARPPDGKATKGGESFDPPPKSQSHAALLDLLKARSTGLTLILTVALALGLSLAPVPDALRPLPSLQRGPLPEKLVALVLPTSLSGGRATRPPGEVMTAAAGAAKRPPAETEEAEPADAGALVAEPLPAVPTTPGIGLEELSAPTLARAKDLEALRERMGSQHVDIELNCRKAGPDGSCLEDGLAPYTRALAELREDARRTPVRVVHLGDSLVASDHITDLVRDRLQERFGAGGKGFLFITRPASAGRWTRSGRGSDGWEIERLVDSKWPRDRVGWTGVAFSSEKGSQSTRYDVEGSRVAELFFLAQPASGSVQFSVDGKPLQRIHTRGFSKNKSEAAFARVTLPQGAKSLTLTTSGKVELHGMTLESGAPGVVYDTVGLLGGMAEVYLRAQPAAFRAQLRQRKPSLVVMMVGGNEAFFYSRDRTTLDEVRAQIKELMSRVRTNVPNAACLLMAPIDAGVRTMSGEVVSRRGTQEIGAIYREEARAAGCAFWDAYAAMGGEGSALRWLEEGLMLDDLVHPRARGSDLLGHLFDLSLQRAFAKSRAPLVAVVDPAGLQNADTALARTFDKLKRREAGEALRVGVAQLGGSHTASHYFTDAVREVLTKRFGAAGRGFIAAGKASPRLEPAGVTRALEGDWTIEDAAKDAPPGGLWGLTGIRAVGGPGAKLRIQFCKDCPEAKESSGRLDLYALDAPDVRAPDIAIDGELLPPDAPPPEPLTEPTVRIRSFPVTGSSHTVEVTAPKDGNVTVLGASLEYDTPGVVYDALGLPGATASTLGAMDAASVDAQLASRRPDLLVFWYGTNEAGRTDLDASALRRDYTEMLTRLRKATNAECLVMGPTDRLTQDANGRWSEAPSLASVLNTLPQVAKDAGCAYWSTRAAMGGERSMLRWQRTQPALGHADGVHLTPEGYARLAGAFSRELLTAYEAHKKAGPTSRVEDN, encoded by the coding sequence ATGGCGGCGCACCATACCGTTTCAGCCTCGCCGGGAAAGAGGGACTCGCCTGCCCGCCCTCCAGACGGCAAAGCCACGAAGGGAGGTGAGAGTTTTGACCCGCCACCAAAAAGCCAGTCTCATGCCGCGCTGTTGGACTTACTCAAGGCCAGATCCACCGGGCTGACGCTCATCCTCACCGTCGCACTGGCGTTGGGGCTGTCGCTTGCCCCGGTCCCAGACGCCCTCCGGCCCCTCCCGAGTCTCCAGCGGGGTCCCCTGCCCGAGAAGCTGGTGGCGCTCGTCCTGCCGACCTCGCTGTCGGGCGGTCGCGCCACGCGTCCGCCCGGAGAAGTGATGACGGCGGCTGCGGGCGCCGCCAAACGCCCGCCGGCAGAGACGGAAGAGGCGGAGCCCGCCGACGCCGGTGCCCTGGTGGCGGAGCCTTTGCCCGCCGTTCCCACCACGCCGGGCATCGGCCTGGAGGAGCTGAGCGCCCCCACCCTGGCCCGCGCGAAGGACCTGGAGGCCCTGCGCGAGCGCATGGGCTCCCAGCACGTGGACATCGAGCTGAACTGCCGCAAGGCGGGGCCAGACGGGAGCTGCCTGGAGGACGGACTGGCGCCCTACACCCGGGCCCTGGCCGAGCTGCGCGAGGACGCCCGGCGCACGCCGGTGCGTGTGGTGCACCTGGGCGACTCGCTGGTCGCCTCCGACCACATCACTGATTTGGTGCGCGACCGGCTCCAGGAGCGCTTCGGCGCGGGCGGCAAGGGCTTCCTCTTCATCACCCGCCCCGCCAGCGCGGGCCGCTGGACGCGCTCGGGCCGAGGCTCGGACGGCTGGGAAATCGAGCGGCTGGTGGACTCCAAGTGGCCTCGCGACCGGGTGGGCTGGACCGGCGTGGCCTTCAGCTCGGAGAAGGGCTCCCAGAGCACGCGTTATGACGTGGAGGGCTCGCGCGTGGCGGAGCTCTTCTTCCTGGCGCAGCCCGCCAGTGGCTCCGTGCAGTTCTCCGTGGACGGCAAGCCGCTCCAGCGCATCCACACGCGAGGCTTCTCCAAGAACAAGTCGGAGGCGGCCTTCGCCCGCGTGACCCTGCCGCAGGGCGCGAAGTCGCTGACGCTCACCACGTCCGGCAAGGTGGAGCTGCACGGCATGACGCTGGAGTCGGGCGCGCCGGGCGTCGTCTACGACACGGTGGGCCTGCTGGGCGGAATGGCGGAGGTGTACCTGCGCGCCCAGCCCGCCGCCTTCCGCGCGCAGTTGCGCCAGCGCAAGCCGTCCCTGGTGGTGATGATGGTGGGCGGCAACGAGGCCTTCTTCTACTCGCGAGACCGCACCACGTTGGACGAGGTGCGCGCGCAGATAAAGGAGTTGATGTCTCGCGTGCGCACCAACGTGCCGAACGCCGCGTGCCTGCTGATGGCCCCCATCGACGCGGGCGTGCGCACCATGAGCGGCGAGGTGGTGTCACGCCGGGGCACCCAGGAGATTGGCGCCATCTACCGCGAGGAGGCCCGCGCGGCCGGCTGCGCGTTCTGGGACGCCTATGCCGCCATGGGCGGCGAGGGCTCCGCGCTGCGCTGGCTCGAGGAAGGGCTGATGCTGGACGACCTTGTCCACCCGCGCGCCCGGGGCTCGGATTTGCTGGGCCACCTCTTCGACCTGTCCCTCCAGCGTGCGTTCGCGAAGAGCCGGGCGCCGCTGGTGGCCGTGGTGGACCCGGCCGGCCTGCAGAACGCGGACACCGCGCTGGCGCGCACGTTCGACAAGCTGAAGCGCCGCGAGGCGGGCGAGGCCCTTCGCGTGGGCGTCGCGCAGTTGGGTGGTTCGCACACCGCGTCGCACTACTTCACGGACGCGGTGCGCGAGGTGCTGACGAAGCGCTTCGGCGCCGCGGGCCGGGGCTTCATCGCCGCCGGCAAGGCCTCCCCCCGCCTGGAGCCCGCGGGCGTGACGCGCGCGCTGGAGGGGGACTGGACCATCGAGGACGCCGCCAAGGACGCCCCCCCCGGGGGCCTGTGGGGGCTGACGGGCATCCGCGCCGTGGGCGGTCCGGGCGCGAAGCTGCGCATCCAGTTCTGCAAGGACTGCCCGGAGGCGAAGGAGTCCTCGGGCCGGTTGGATTTGTACGCGCTGGACGCGCCGGACGTGCGCGCGCCGGACATCGCGATTGACGGCGAGCTGCTGCCGCCGGACGCGCCTCCGCCGGAGCCGTTGACCGAGCCCACCGTGCGCATCCGCTCGTTCCCCGTCACGGGGTCCTCGCACACCGTGGAGGTGACGGCGCCGAAGGACGGCAACGTCACGGTGCTGGGGGCGTCCCTGGAATACGACACGCCGGGCGTCGTGTACGACGCGCTGGGCCTTCCCGGTGCCACGGCCTCGACATTGGGGGCCATGGACGCGGCGTCGGTGGACGCGCAGTTGGCGTCGCGGCGGCCGGACCTGCTCGTGTTCTGGTACGGCACCAACGAGGCGGGTCGGACAGACCTGGACGCCTCGGCGCTGCGCCGGGACTACACGGAGATGCTGACGCGCCTGCGCAAGGCCACCAACGCGGAGTGCCTGGTGATGGGCCCCACGGACCGGCTCACGCAGGACGCCAACGGCCGGTGGAGCGAGGCGCCCTCGCTGGCGTCGGTGCTGAACACGCTGCCGCAGGTGGCGAAAGACGCGGGGTGCGCGTACTGGTCGACTCGCGCGGCCATGGGTGGAGAGCGCTCCATGCTGCGCTGGCAGCGCACGCAGCCCGCGCTGGGCCACGCGGACGGCGTCCACCTGACACCGGAAGGCTACGCGCGGCTGGCGGGGGCCTTCTCCCGGGAGCTGCTCACGGCGTACGAGGCCCACAAGAAGGCGGGCCCCACCTCGCGCGTGGAGGACAACTGA